The genomic interval TTGAACGAAAAAGTAAAAAACGTCGTCTCTTTTACGGTTGTGATACATATCCAAGCTGTGATTTTATTTCCTGGGATAAGCCATTACCAAGAAGCTGTCCAAAATGCGAAGGCATATTAGTGGAGAAGAAGTTGAAAAAAGGAATGCAAGTTCAATGTATAGAGTGTGATTACAAAGAAGAGCCACAAAGTTAAATGGTTAGAAAAGGTGAGCCCAGGCTCACCTTTTCTTTGTGTAGGTCGGATAGATAAAAGAGGATGGAAGAAGGGCAATCATGTAAGCTTGCGGCCTTTTATTGTCTAAAAAAAGAGAGGTGTCTAATGAGTGTATATTAGTTTGATAATGGAGAAGGCACTCGCTTTTTTAGGGAAATTATAAAGGGATTCTTTTGGTTGGGGACTATGTGCATGAACTTGTTATTTCGTACGATTTTTGGTTTAAAGGAATCAAAAACCAACAAGGTTATGTAACAGAGCATTGTTGGAGGAAATACGGTGATAGATCGAAAAACTTTTTTATTTAGCGAAGGTGATGTACAATGCAGTGGACAATTCCTTTTGTTTAACGATATAATGTTTAATTGCGGTCTAGGAATAAAAAAGGATGTCGCGCATCTAAGCACATAGAGGTCACTATTTCCCGTAAAATAATGAATGAAAATTTGTGAGTGAATATATGAGAAGGTAGATCAAAATCATAATTTTATTTGAACTATAAAATGAACATGACCTGTCTAGAAGAGAGGCACTCGCTGTGTTTTTTAAAGGCAGGCTGTACTAAATCATAGTGTTAATCAAACGGTTTTTTGCGTCCAGTTTCCTCGTGTATTGGGAATTAACTAAGGCGCCTTGTGCTTTTCTTATCATATCTTTATATGGAGGTTCGTAAAATGAAAGAAGCAAAAGTTAATGTGATTGGAGCAGGTCTTGCAGGAAGTGAAGCTGCGTGGCAACTGGCTAATCGAGGAATTCAAGTTCGTTTGTATGAAATGCGTCCAGTGAAGCAAACACCAGCTCATCATACTGATAAGTTCGCAGAGCTTGTATGCTCTAACTCTTTGCGTGGCAACGCGTTAACGAATGCGGTAGGCGTTTTGAAAGAAGAAATGCGCATGCTCAATTCAGTTATTATCGCAGCAGCCGATGCGTGTGCAGTTCCTGCTGGCGGAGCTCTTGCAGTAGATCGACATGAATTTGCAGCACGTGTGACAGATTTAGTGAAAAATCATCCTAATGTAACCGTTGTAAATGAAGAGGTAACAACGATTCCTGAAGGCCCAACGGTCATTGCGACGGGACCTCTTACAAGCCAAGCATTATCGAATAGTTTGAAGGAGATTATGGAGGAAGAGTATTTATATTTTTATGATGCTGCTGCACCAATCGTTGAAAAAGATAGCATTGATATGAATAAAGTGTACTTAAAATCCCGTTATGATAAAGGAGAAGCCGCTTACTTAAACTGTCCGATGACGGAAGAGGAATTTGATCGTTTCCATGAAGCGTTAATCACAGCGGAAACTGTTCCATTAAAAGAGTTTGAGAAAGAAATCTTCTTTGAAGGATGTATGCCAATTGAAGTAATGGCGGCACGCGGGAAGAAGACTATGCTGTTTGGGCCGATGAAACCAGTTGGACTAGAAGATCCGAAAACAGGTAAAAGACCTTTTGCTGTTGTTCAATTACGCCAAGATGATGCAGCAGGTACGTTATATAACTTAGTAGGCTTTCAAACGCATTTGAAATGGGGGCCACAGAAGGAAGTCCTTCGATTAATTCCAGGTCTTGAAAATGTGGAAATTGTTCGATACGGGGTTATGCATCGCAATACGTTTATTAATTCACCAAAAGTATTGAAATCAACGTATCAATTTAAAAATCGTGATGATCTTTTCTTTGCAGGTCAAATGACGGGTGTAGAAGGGTATGTGGAATCGGCTGCTTCAGGATTAGTTGCAGGAATGAATGCGGCTCGAATGATGATGGATCAAGAGCCAATTGTATTCCCACAAGAAACAGCGATTGGAAGTATGGCTCACTATATTACGTCAACAAATGCAAAAACATTCCAACCGATGAATGCTAATTTTGGATTATTCCCAGACCTTGGTGTTAGAATTAAGTCGAAGAAAGAACGATATGAAATGCATGCTAATCGCGCTTTACAAACAATTCAGAACTTTATGAAAAGTTTGTGAAATATTTGCTTGCAGTCAGTAAGTGTGATACGATTTAGTAGCCTTTGAGAGGTGTATGTATGGTGGATACGAAAAAAGCGTTACAATTGTTTATAGAATATTTACAAATTGAGAAGAACTGTTCACCTTATACAATTGATAATTACAAACGAGATCTTGGCGAATTTTTTTTGTTCTTAGAGACACAGAACATTCAGCAATTAGCGTTGGTTGAATATTTTGATGCTCGTCTATTTTTAACAACTTTATATGAACGAGATTTATCTAAACGGACAGTTGCAAGGAAGA from Peribacillus asahii carries:
- the trmFO gene encoding FADH(2)-oxidizing methylenetetrahydrofolate--tRNA-(uracil(54)-C(5))-methyltransferase TrmFO, whose translation is MKEAKVNVIGAGLAGSEAAWQLANRGIQVRLYEMRPVKQTPAHHTDKFAELVCSNSLRGNALTNAVGVLKEEMRMLNSVIIAAADACAVPAGGALAVDRHEFAARVTDLVKNHPNVTVVNEEVTTIPEGPTVIATGPLTSQALSNSLKEIMEEEYLYFYDAAAPIVEKDSIDMNKVYLKSRYDKGEAAYLNCPMTEEEFDRFHEALITAETVPLKEFEKEIFFEGCMPIEVMAARGKKTMLFGPMKPVGLEDPKTGKRPFAVVQLRQDDAAGTLYNLVGFQTHLKWGPQKEVLRLIPGLENVEIVRYGVMHRNTFINSPKVLKSTYQFKNRDDLFFAGQMTGVEGYVESAASGLVAGMNAARMMMDQEPIVFPQETAIGSMAHYITSTNAKTFQPMNANFGLFPDLGVRIKSKKERYEMHANRALQTIQNFMKSL